ACAAGTCAGTGAAAAAGTGGAAGATGAAAGCTTGCGCCAATCTCTCAATGAAACCGCAAGTCAAGTGGAACAATACCTCAATGACTATCAAAACTTCTTAGAAGAAGAAGACCAGTATTACCAAGAAATTGGCGAAAAGGACGCCACCATCGACACCTTTGAGGATACCATGGCGACCCTTAATGAAAAACATGTCAATTTGCAAAACCAATTAAAGAATTTAGAAAGTCAGCTAGAAAAGAGCCGTCAAGCCTTGCAAGATGTGCAAAACAATGACCAAGCCCTAGCTGGCCCGTACACTCACAAAGGAGGTTATGACTTTGTCTAAGCAAGAATATCGTCGCCCTCCCCATAGAAGACGTTGGTTACAGATTTCTGCTGCTTTATTGTGTTTATTAGCCGTCCTCTTAATTATTGTTTTCTTTAACCGCGATCGCTTTCAAAATCAAGCAGCCCAGTCTTCACACACCAATAACACTAACCAAGTCGCTAAGGCAAAAAAAGCGGAGGTTAGCGACCAGGAATTACAAATCAATGAAGGTAACCAGGCCTTACTCCGCGTCCCCAGTGTTAAACCCGAACGCTTCTACAAGGCAAGTCAGGTCAACATTGCCTACCCTAAAGAAGGGGTTCGTGGCATCTACCTGTCTGCCCACGGTATGGGGACACCAAGTATTTTGGAGCGTAACATTAACTTACTTGATTCCACTGGCTTGAACAGTGTAGTCATCGATGTCAAGTCTGACTGGGGCTCAATCGCTACCCAGTTGCCAACCGATAATGACTTGGTTAAGAAGAACGAAGAAATTACCTTTAATGGTCAAGAAATGATGCAAACCTTTGAAGAGAAGCAAATTTATCCGATTGCCCGCATCACTACCTTCAAGGATACCTATGCTGCCCAAGCCCACCCGGATTGGTCCTTTAAGAAATCCAATGGTGAAATCTGGTCTGATGCCGGTGGTCAAACCTTCCTGAACCCCTATAACAAAGCCGTTTGGGCCTATGTGGTCGACGTGGCTAAGGGCGCTGCCGAACTCGGCTTCAAGGATATCCAATTCGACTATGTCCGTTTCCCTGAAGGTTTTGAAAACTTTGGAACCAGCCTGGTTTACGACATGGGGGACTATGCCCATTATGGTAAAGATAGTGTCGAAGGCCGCTGCCAAGCCATTACCGATTTCTTAGCCTATGCCAAAAAAGAACTCCGCCCCTATGGCGTTGATGTCTCTGCTGATATTTTCGGTTATGTAACGACTATCGGCTCCGCTCCAGGTATTGGCCAAGATTTTACCGATATTGCTAACACCGTGGATGTGGTGTCTTCGATGATTTATCCGAGTCACTGGAGTAATGGCGACTTTGGCTTTACGGCGCCTGACCTTGAACCTTATGGGGTCGTTGATAACTATATGGATGTCGAAGACCTCCGCTTAGAAAATATCGATGGCGACCATGCCCATTCCCGTCCTTGGTTACAAGCCTTTACCGCTAGCTACTTAGCTAATGGAACTTATCAAGAATACACCAATGTTGAAATCGAAGAGCAAATCCAAGCCCTCCGTGACCATGGTGTTTACGAGTACCTACTCTGGAATGCCGCTAACGACTACCCAAGTAATGTCGCTTATTAATTAAGAAAGCAAAAACACTTGTCCGAAAAGGGGCAAGTGTTTTTTTACTAGTCTTGTCTTAGTTTTTGGATAAAATGGTTAAGTTTTTCGACCGCTGCTTCTAGTTCATTCAAGGAATAGGCATAGGAGATACGAATATGCCCTTCACCACCTTCTCCAAAGGCCGTCCCAGGAACAACCGCTAATTTTTCCTCATCTAGTAACTTTAAGGCAAACTCCTCACTAGATAGGCCAAATTCACTAATATCTGGGAAAGTATAAAAGGCTCCTTGGGGCTCAAAGCAAGGGAGGGCCATGTCCTTAAACCGGGCCATCAAAAAGTTCCGCCTTTGTTGGTAGGACCGCCGCATCACTTGGACATCATGGTCACAGTCTCTTAGAGCGACAATCCCTGCATATTGAGAAATGGTTGGGGCAGCCATAATGGTAAACTGGTGAATTTTTATCATTTGTTCCATAATCTCATGAGGGGCACAAGCGTAGCCCAAGCGCCAACCGGTCATAGCAAAGGATTTAGAAAAACCATTGATGTAAATGGTCCGCTCTTTCATTCCTGGAAAAGCAGCAATCGACACCAAGTGTTCTTGATTATAATTTAATTCAGAATAAATTTCATCAGTAATGACATAGAGATCATGAGCCTCAATCACTGGAACTAAGGCAGCCAGCTCTTCCTTAGTCATACTTGCTCCAGTAGGATTGTTCGGGAAGTTAATAATCATTGCCTTGGTTTGAGGAGTGATGGCGGCTTCTAAATCTTCCGGAGTCAGAATAAAATGTTGATC
This genomic window from Aerococcus sp. Group 1 contains:
- a CDS encoding YkyA family protein; the protein is MVKKLGLLLVMVFTLVACGKQPAEQSALENIETITSQLNQIQAQESELQSHFETDISQDSSLSRLGDKNSQTGKNLKLREEANQKAIKELTTLKQVSEKVEDESLRQSLNETASQVEQYLNDYQNFLEEEDQYYQEIGEKDATIDTFEDTMATLNEKHVNLQNQLKNLESQLEKSRQALQDVQNNDQALAGPYTHKGGYDFV
- a CDS encoding putative glycoside hydrolase yields the protein MTLSKQEYRRPPHRRRWLQISAALLCLLAVLLIIVFFNRDRFQNQAAQSSHTNNTNQVAKAKKAEVSDQELQINEGNQALLRVPSVKPERFYKASQVNIAYPKEGVRGIYLSAHGMGTPSILERNINLLDSTGLNSVVIDVKSDWGSIATQLPTDNDLVKKNEEITFNGQEMMQTFEEKQIYPIARITTFKDTYAAQAHPDWSFKKSNGEIWSDAGGQTFLNPYNKAVWAYVVDVAKGAAELGFKDIQFDYVRFPEGFENFGTSLVYDMGDYAHYGKDSVEGRCQAITDFLAYAKKELRPYGVDVSADIFGYVTTIGSAPGIGQDFTDIANTVDVVSSMIYPSHWSNGDFGFTAPDLEPYGVVDNYMDVEDLRLENIDGDHAHSRPWLQAFTASYLANGTYQEYTNVEIEEQIQALRDHGVYEYLLWNAANDYPSNVAY
- a CDS encoding pyridoxal phosphate-dependent aminotransferase, encoding MSQSISHKAVQLAPSGIRRFFEVANEIPDVISLGVGEPDFMTPMPIRQAAMQCIREGKTYYTANAGLMELRQAISQYLDVKHDLHYDPRSEIVVTVGGSEAIDMVCRAIINPGDEVICIDPSYVSYAPSIKLADGIVVPVTLRADQHFILTPEDLEAAITPQTKAMIINFPNNPTGASMTKEELAALVPVIEAHDLYVITDEIYSELNYNQEHLVSIAAFPGMKERTIYINGFSKSFAMTGWRLGYACAPHEIMEQMIKIHQFTIMAAPTISQYAGIVALRDCDHDVQVMRRSYQQRRNFLMARFKDMALPCFEPQGAFYTFPDISEFGLSSEEFALKLLDEEKLAVVPGTAFGEGGEGHIRISYAYSLNELEAAVEKLNHFIQKLRQD